Proteins encoded by one window of Methanomassiliicoccales archaeon:
- a CDS encoding ATP-binding protein, translating to MIKWRDPSEPLQTEEIEELVREHREFDQWLKREKKISNYPHASYDRERRRKELEDIIQKISKPPTLLRIAEEIGIRLQFAEDELIEILQDIREFFEQRLGIPVPLTKESAILETAKEEQVIAVQKEWEANWIGRVAPTLQTPATPGEFTFWVKGDENIHIEVGSIVTAHSRGVRVTGLVTEVQAVSDIREVLDSFYAHAFGRPEVEMPTQIPVVISAKAEVVRRSDGRMEPIRGTWPVTFATAKEIREAYGAQISPEHEILAGFTYDDRREPVPIGLDARYVVGYEAAHINIAGASGVATKTSYALFLLLGLLAHSERHNAGVAAIAFNVKEADLMFIDDLPTWEEMDRIKDHPRWGLAVRLWHQAKHDYGLDPIRWAQEQRFHFFAPKHYRPEGGVLSQRSDAKVKPFCYGLQSLINVGVGALYTLFDPDDLDDKAVALIASMADLAKRECLTFESLIRKLRNAMEQSKGGDWFKLDEISHHRATANKILNRMQHALQNQMKGVILPAENADQPIPLKELKPGQLWVVDITQLSDKGQRLIFQTVVRTVFRLLEERKAAEITGRLEDNKQLKQFPKHVVIFVDELNKFVPAGREFSVLKSDIVEIAARGRSVGLSLLGAQQLASKVDEEVLANTSTFAVGRSHPVEIRKPPYGWLAEGLKQKAILLDKGWMLLWHTLHNRPVLVYFPIPLHYLKKELRG from the coding sequence ATGATTAAATGGAGGGATCCGTCGGAGCCTCTTCAAACAGAGGAGATTGAGGAATTGGTCAGGGAACACAGAGAGTTTGACCAGTGGCTTAAGCGAGAGAAAAAAATTAGTAATTATCCACATGCAAGTTACGACCGCGAGCGTCGGAGAAAGGAACTTGAGGATATTATCCAGAAAATATCAAAGCCTCCTACTCTGCTACGTATCGCCGAAGAAATCGGAATTCGTCTGCAATTCGCCGAAGATGAATTGATTGAAATTTTGCAAGACATTCGAGAATTTTTCGAGCAACGACTAGGAATTCCAGTCCCACTCACTAAAGAAAGTGCGATTTTAGAAACCGCAAAAGAAGAGCAAGTAATCGCGGTTCAAAAAGAATGGGAAGCGAATTGGATCGGGCGTGTAGCTCCTACGTTGCAAACACCTGCTACACCGGGTGAATTTACATTTTGGGTAAAAGGTGATGAGAACATTCACATTGAAGTGGGCAGTATTGTAACAGCTCACAGCCGAGGCGTTAGAGTAACCGGTTTAGTCACTGAGGTCCAAGCGGTTAGTGACATTCGGGAGGTGTTAGACAGCTTCTATGCACATGCCTTTGGTCGACCAGAGGTAGAGATGCCAACCCAAATACCGGTCGTGATAAGTGCGAAAGCAGAGGTGGTCCGCCGCAGCGATGGTAGAATGGAACCAATTCGAGGTACCTGGCCGGTTACCTTTGCGACGGCCAAGGAAATTCGGGAGGCTTATGGAGCGCAGATCTCTCCGGAACACGAAATTCTTGCAGGATTTACTTACGACGATCGCAGAGAACCAGTACCCATTGGTCTTGATGCTCGGTATGTTGTTGGATATGAAGCGGCACATATCAACATTGCTGGTGCTTCTGGAGTAGCCACTAAAACCAGTTATGCCTTGTTTCTTCTTTTGGGCTTACTGGCCCATAGCGAGCGACACAACGCAGGTGTTGCCGCCATAGCTTTTAATGTGAAGGAAGCTGACTTAATGTTTATCGACGACCTTCCCACTTGGGAGGAGATGGACAGAATAAAAGATCATCCTCGGTGGGGACTCGCGGTGCGACTCTGGCATCAAGCTAAACACGATTATGGCCTAGATCCCATTCGCTGGGCTCAAGAGCAACGATTTCATTTCTTCGCCCCAAAGCACTACCGCCCAGAAGGCGGGGTCCTCAGTCAACGAAGCGATGCTAAGGTGAAACCTTTTTGCTATGGCCTACAATCGCTTATTAACGTCGGGGTAGGAGCTCTCTACACCCTTTTTGATCCAGACGACTTGGATGATAAAGCTGTAGCCCTGATCGCTTCCATGGCTGATCTGGCTAAGCGGGAATGTTTAACTTTTGAAAGCCTCATTAGGAAACTTCGAAATGCAATGGAGCAATCCAAGGGAGGTGATTGGTTTAAACTTGATGAAATAAGCCACCATAGAGCCACTGCTAATAAAATTTTAAATCGTATGCAGCACGCCTTACAGAATCAAATGAAAGGCGTAATCTTGCCAGCGGAGAATGCCGATCAGCCCATACCTTTAAAGGAGTTAAAGCCAGGGCAGTTGTGGGTGGTAGACATTACTCAATTAAGTGACAAGGGCCAGCGGTTGATCTTTCAAACTGTTGTACGCACAGTGTTCCGATTGCTGGAAGAAAGAAAGGCAGCAGAGATTACTGGACGATTGGAAGATAATAAACAACTTAAGCAATTCCCCAAGCACGTAGTCATTTTTGTGGACGAGCTGAATAAGTTTGTCCCCGCTGGTCGGGAATTTTCTGTTTTAAAATCGGATATTGTGGAAATCGCGGCGCGAGGGCGAAGTGTGGGACTCTCCCTTCTCGGAGCACAGCAACTCGCCTCTAAAGTAGATGAAGAGGTTTTGGCTAACACCTCTACGTTTGCGGTTGGTAGAAGCCATCCAGTGGAAATTCGTAAGCCGCCCTATGGGTGGCTTGCTGAAGGTTTAAAGCAGAAGGCGATTCTTTTAGACAAGGGTTGGATGCTGCTGTGGCATACGCTGCACAACCGCCCTGTGCTAGTGTATTTTCCTATTCCCTTACACTACTTAAAAAAGGAGCTCCGTGGATGA
- a CDS encoding YqeG family HAD IIIA-type phosphatase, giving the protein MRLIKPHEEARSLRQVDWRRLWGRGIRALLFDLDNTLCLWRTGEFPRATAAFLRKLQGQGFKIAVLTNARLPKDSPVRTALADLGIPLVERARKPLPWGFKRALSILGTKREEAAVIGDQLLTDVLGGKVLGLYTVLVPPLSGREARRTKVNRVLERLLGRRLPHR; this is encoded by the coding sequence AAGCGCGTTCTTTGCGGCAGGTGGACTGGCGCCGCCTTTGGGGCCGGGGCATTCGGGCCCTTCTTTTCGATCTCGACAACACCCTTTGCCTTTGGCGAACCGGGGAGTTCCCCCGTGCTACCGCCGCTTTTCTGCGCAAGCTCCAAGGTCAAGGGTTCAAGATCGCCGTCCTTACAAACGCCCGGCTTCCCAAGGATTCCCCGGTGCGCACCGCGCTCGCGGATTTAGGAATCCCCCTGGTGGAGCGCGCTCGAAAGCCTTTGCCTTGGGGATTTAAACGAGCACTGAGCATTTTGGGGACAAAGCGTGAAGAAGCGGCAGTGATCGGGGACCAGCTTCTCACCGACGTTTTAGGGGGAAAGGTTTTGGGGCTTTACACCGTGCTTGTTCCGCCCCTTTCCGGCCGCGAGGCCCGCCGGACCAAGGTCAACCGAGTTTTAGAGCGCCTTCTTGGCCGCCGCCTCCCCCACCGCTAA
- a CDS encoding phosphoadenosine phosphosulfate reductase family protein: MKSANKMDVQNHNLAVDEMASLQLPNRVHETKKAFISALERGFNHWVLMFSGGKDSTTAVILALETAVQEKLPVSRIDIVYSDTLVEIPVIRQYALNFLRFIASFVRLTSLPIKCHIVRPRLEDRFWVCLLGKGYPPPHQRFRWCTRRLKIEPAKAALEDPIQSQRRMLITGVRFGESNARDQRMTYTCRRGGECGQGAWFKYSKHLKASYLAPIAYWRECDVWDFLNFLAPDWGYPTYILEKEVYNGRETRFGCWMCTVVRQDKAMEKITSLPQWSHLRPLLEFRQRVLQICSTPTSRYYRPDGQPGRLTLKIRRQLLSELLQLQGASGMSLIEEQEVDYIKHLWANPKYGQYKRG, encoded by the coding sequence ATGAAAAGCGCGAACAAAATGGATGTGCAGAATCACAACTTAGCAGTTGATGAAATGGCGAGTTTACAACTTCCGAATCGTGTCCATGAAACGAAAAAGGCCTTCATCTCTGCGTTGGAGCGAGGCTTTAATCATTGGGTCCTCATGTTTTCTGGAGGAAAAGATTCCACTACCGCTGTAATTTTGGCTTTAGAAACCGCTGTGCAGGAAAAACTGCCGGTATCCAGGATTGATATAGTGTACTCCGACACTTTAGTTGAGATCCCGGTCATTCGCCAATATGCGCTTAATTTTTTGCGATTCATTGCAAGTTTTGTGCGGTTAACATCGTTACCAATCAAATGCCATATTGTTCGGCCGCGGCTAGAAGATAGATTCTGGGTCTGTCTATTGGGAAAGGGGTATCCACCGCCACATCAGCGCTTCCGCTGGTGCACGCGGCGTTTAAAGATAGAGCCAGCTAAAGCAGCGCTCGAAGACCCTATCCAGTCACAGCGGAGAATGCTTATAACAGGCGTCCGTTTCGGCGAATCGAATGCTCGGGATCAACGCATGACATATACTTGCCGGAGGGGAGGGGAATGTGGTCAGGGAGCGTGGTTTAAGTACAGCAAGCATCTGAAAGCTTCTTATTTAGCGCCCATTGCATATTGGCGAGAGTGTGACGTTTGGGATTTCTTGAACTTCCTTGCTCCTGACTGGGGATATCCTACTTACATTTTGGAAAAAGAGGTGTATAACGGGCGCGAAACTCGATTCGGGTGTTGGATGTGCACTGTCGTTCGGCAAGACAAAGCAATGGAAAAAATCACATCTTTGCCGCAATGGTCCCACCTTCGGCCTTTATTGGAGTTTCGCCAACGTGTTCTTCAAATCTGTTCTACCCCGACGTCACGCTATTATCGGCCCGATGGCCAACCGGGTCGACTAACCTTGAAGATCCGAAGACAGCTTCTTTCAGAGCTTTTACAATTACAAGGGGCTTCTGGTATGTCATTGATAGAGGAACAAGAAGTTGATTATATTAAACATTTATGGGCTAATCCAAAATATGGACAATACAAAAGGGGGTGA